A single Syngnathus acus chromosome 8, fSynAcu1.2, whole genome shotgun sequence DNA region contains:
- the colgalt1a gene encoding procollagen galactosyltransferase 1 isoform X3: MKLRQVALESAREMWADYFMLMDCDNLLTNPNVLWSLMSENKTVIAPMLDSRAAYSNFWCGMSSQGYYKRTPAYMPIRKRVRKGCFAVPMLHSTFLIDLRKEASRQLAFHPPHPEYNWAFDDIIVFAYSARMADVQMFVCNRETYGYLPVPLRGHNTLQDEAESFMHCLMEVEVRHPPVLPSEYIPSPLKQPDKMDFDEVFMINLQRRTDRRERMLRALYQQEIDCKVTEAVDGKALNTSDVENMGIRMLPGYSDPYHGRPLTKGELGCFLSHYNIWKEIVERGLLTSLVIEDDLRFEIFFKRRLMYLMGDIEEEGLDWDLIYIGRKRMQVDHSEKAVPNVHNLVEADYSYWTLGYMITLQGAEKLLRAEPLKRVLPVDEFLPIMYNKHPVSEYMEHFETRDLKAFSAEPLLVYPTHYTGDSGYISDTETSTVWDNDKVRTDWDRGRSGKTHQQGKLSTEAQNSDVLQSPLDSTARDEL; the protein is encoded by the exons TTGATGGACTGCGACAACTTGCTCACCAACCCGAACGTGCTCTGGAGTCTCATGAGCGAGAATAAGACGGTCATCGCCCCCATGTTGGATTCCCGTGCGGCCTATTCCAATTTTTGGTGCGGAATGTCCAGCCAG gGCTACTACAAGCGCACTCCGGCATACATGCCCATAAGGAAGCGGGTGCGAAAGGGCTGCTTTGCGGTGCCGATGTTGCACTCCACCTTCCTGATCGATCTTCGAAAGGAGGCCTCCAGGCAGCTGGCTTTCCACCCGCCGCACCCGGAGTACAACTGGGCCTTCGATGACATCATCGTTTTTGCATACTCGGCTCGGATGGCAG ACGTGCAGATGTTCGTGTGCAACCGGGAGACGTACGGCTACCTCCCCGTGCCGCTGCGTGGCCACAATACTTTGCAAGACGAGGCCGAGAGCTTCATGCATTGCCTGATGGAGGTTGAAG TGCGACATCCCCCGGTGTTGCCGTCCGAATATATTCCCTCTCCCCTGAAACAACCCGACAAAATGGACTTTGATGAG GTCTTCATGATCAACCTCCAAAGGCGGACCGACCGCCGGGAACGCATGCTGAGAGCTCTTTACCAGCAGGAGATTGACTGCAAGGTCACGGAGGCTGTCGATGGAAA GGCTTTGAACACCAGTGACGTTGAAAATATGGGCATCCGCATGCTCCCCGGCTACAGCGACCCTTATCACGGCCGCCCGCTGACCAAAGGAGAGCTGGGATGCTTCCTTTCGCACTATAACATCTGGAAGGAG ATTGTCGAGCGCGGCCTGCTCACCTCTTTGGTGATCGAAGACGACCTGCGCTTCGAGATCTTCTTCAAGCGGCGTCTCATGTACCTGATGGGCGACATCGAGGAAGAAGGACTCGACTGGGATCTCAT CTACATCGGCCGCAAGCGAATGCAGGTGGACCACTCGGAGAAGGCGGTGCCTAATGTCCACAACCTGGTGGAAGCCGACTATTCCTATTGGACGCTGGGTTACATGATCACCTTGCAAGGAGCGGAGAAGCTGTTAAGAGCCGAGCCGTTGAAGAGGGTGCTGCCCGTGGACGAGTTTCTGCCCATTATGTACAACAAACATCCAGT GTCCGAATACATGGAGCATTTCGAGACGCGTGACCTGAAAGCCTTCTCGGCGGAGCCCCTTTTGGTTTACCCCACCCACTACACGGGAGACTCGGGCTACATCAGCGACACAGAGACGTCCACCGTGTGGGACAACGACAAGGTCCGCACGGACTGGGACCGAGGACGCTCAGGCAAAACTCACCAGCAGGGCAAGCTCAGCACCGAAGCCCAGAACTCGGACGTGCTGCAGTCGCCGTTGGACAGCACGGCGCGGGACGAGCTGTGA